In a single window of the Flavivirga spongiicola genome:
- a CDS encoding UxaA family hydrolase: MKNYLIISPSDNVAVALEDLQKGDVLNIDGNELIITERIPIKHKISLESFKEGDMITMYGVPVGRVIKPIALGTQITVDNVKHESAPYGYKEHAYTFNKPNVTHLKNKTFLGYHRKDGQVGTANYWIFIPMVFCQNRNLKVLKEAFEAELGLKKENPYRLKIREMVHGVSEETYTEASENLTDRVFQNLDGIKFLTHEGGCGGTRDDAQALVNLLAGYIKNPNVAGATVMSLGCQHAQVSMIQEALNKSFKTDKPVYYFEQQQYPTENEMLISAIEATYKGLEEANSITRQLAPLSKLSIGLECGGSDGFSGITANPLMGLVSDKINTLGGKSILSEFPELCGVEQDLIDRCETEEIAEKFIHIMDSYSKRAEDVGSGFDMNPSPGNIKDGLITDAIKSAGAATKGGRSPVADVIDYGEYANKQGLNLLCTPGNDVESTTGLAGFGSNIILFSTGLGTPTGNIVCPTIKISTNSILPTKMKDIIDFDAGRLISEQVSQEDLSEELIDLIIDVASGKHKTCAEKLGQDDFIPWKRGVSL; encoded by the coding sequence TTGAAAAACTATTTAATTATATCACCTAGTGATAATGTAGCCGTTGCTCTTGAAGATTTGCAAAAAGGAGATGTTTTAAACATTGATGGTAATGAATTAATCATAACAGAAAGAATTCCAATAAAGCATAAGATTTCTTTAGAGTCATTTAAAGAAGGCGATATGATCACTATGTATGGTGTTCCTGTAGGTAGAGTAATTAAACCAATTGCATTAGGGACTCAGATAACAGTAGATAATGTAAAACATGAGTCTGCACCCTATGGCTATAAGGAACATGCATATACATTTAATAAACCAAATGTAACGCATTTAAAAAATAAGACTTTTTTAGGTTATCATAGAAAAGATGGTCAAGTAGGAACTGCAAATTATTGGATTTTTATTCCAATGGTATTTTGTCAAAATAGAAATTTAAAAGTCCTTAAAGAAGCTTTTGAAGCCGAATTAGGTTTAAAAAAAGAAAACCCATATCGATTAAAAATCAGAGAGATGGTTCATGGAGTTTCAGAAGAAACGTATACAGAAGCATCAGAAAACCTGACAGACCGTGTTTTTCAAAATTTGGATGGCATTAAATTTTTAACCCATGAAGGCGGTTGTGGTGGTACCCGTGATGATGCTCAAGCCTTGGTAAACCTTTTAGCGGGCTATATAAAGAATCCAAATGTTGCAGGTGCTACAGTAATGAGTCTAGGCTGTCAGCATGCACAAGTAAGTATGATTCAAGAAGCACTAAATAAATCTTTTAAAACTGACAAACCAGTTTATTACTTTGAACAGCAGCAGTATCCTACAGAAAATGAGATGCTTATTTCTGCCATTGAAGCAACTTATAAAGGGCTAGAAGAAGCCAATTCGATTACTAGACAACTAGCACCTTTAAGTAAGTTGAGCATAGGTTTAGAATGTGGTGGATCTGATGGGTTTTCTGGTATTACAGCAAATCCCTTAATGGGGCTTGTTTCAGATAAAATTAATACTTTAGGAGGTAAAAGTATTCTTTCAGAGTTCCCGGAATTATGTGGTGTAGAACAAGATTTAATTGATAGATGTGAAACCGAAGAAATTGCTGAGAAGTTTATTCATATTATGGATAGTTATAGTAAAAGAGCGGAAGATGTGGGTTCTGGATTTGATATGAATCCTTCACCAGGTAATATTAAAGACGGCTTGATTACCGATGCTATTAAATCTGCTGGAGCAGCTACTAAAGGAGGAAGAAGCCCTGTGGCTGATGTTATAGACTATGGAGAGTACGCAAATAAACAAGGACTTAATTTATTATGCACTCCAGGAAACGATGTAGAATCAACCACTGGTTTAGCAGGTTTTGGTTCAAACATTATTTTGTTTTCTACAGGATTAGGAACACCAACAGGAAATATAGTGTGCCCAACTATAAAAATTTCTACTAATTCTATACTACCTACGAAGATGAAAGATATCATAGATTTTGATGCAGGTAGATTAATTTCAGAACAAGTATCGCAAGAGGATTTGTCGGAAGAATTAATAGATTTAATTATAGATGTAGCCAGTGGAAAACATAAAACTTGCGCTGAAAAATTAGGGCAAGATGATTTTATTCCATGGAAGAGAGGGGTTTCACTTTAA
- a CDS encoding glycoside hydrolase family 172 protein encodes MKKVNLLFLMLGVSFAISCLNTSVEKEINLTTLLNEMVDREQIAEFPTINYQSLQASSYNRESVSPDKPGWFADSDGVSAIRTEENNGKKEWVLMEDEGPGVITKIWAVCFYYGLDNTTGANINFYLDGETTPTISTNFFKLVKGQDFVKAPFADESTRAGNLYFPIPYAKSCKITMDNKAFYNIINYRKYPAGTKVKTFTMEEFNQTAEWQQKVGHILNTKPEPEGEKDTMIKTLGRGDQIAMNFGKGGAIKQLEIKLDETENMAQALRSVVLKATFDGKETVWVPVGDFFNNVGKSHPYDMWERTVKPNGTMVCRWIMPFEKEAQIYLENMSDLSVKAQLTLTTDEYKWTENSMHFYATWQMDDPVPTFPLFDYNFLEAQGKGVIVGDEWAVLNPIEGWWGEGDEKIYIDDDIEKNFPSHFGTGTEDYYGWAGGKVPTSKDEFSKPFLGNIIVADPNSKGYNVCTRTRVLDAIPFKEKIKFDVESSCGKRSKSHFLQYAQTTFWYGVPGVKHNKKPLPIMAEKKLPVIADLEALIEHAEKEHYIVDGALEAEILNITNKSKTVEENFAEIPEWGELSNGDMKNIWFENKGDFAELKITEQFEKSIISFSATVGQPCGDFNIYVNGELKKMQDLYSEHGGMTNPYVSLGECNPVDNTFIIKFEYKGAGEKGSHVKGKRALGLDFFLIENNFMNR; translated from the coding sequence ATGAAAAAAGTCAATTTATTATTTTTAATGTTAGGAGTCTCCTTTGCCATCTCATGTTTAAATACATCTGTTGAAAAAGAAATTAACCTTACAACCTTACTCAACGAAATGGTAGATCGCGAACAAATAGCCGAATTTCCTACCATTAATTATCAATCGCTACAAGCAAGTAGCTATAATCGTGAATCAGTCTCACCAGACAAACCAGGTTGGTTTGCCGATAGCGATGGCGTTAGTGCCATAAGGACAGAAGAAAATAATGGTAAAAAAGAATGGGTACTCATGGAAGATGAAGGGCCAGGAGTAATAACCAAAATTTGGGCTGTTTGTTTCTATTATGGTTTGGACAATACAACTGGAGCTAATATCAATTTTTATTTAGATGGCGAAACAACACCAACCATTTCTACCAATTTCTTTAAGCTGGTAAAAGGACAAGATTTTGTAAAAGCACCGTTTGCGGACGAATCCACCAGAGCTGGAAATCTTTATTTCCCAATACCTTATGCTAAAAGTTGTAAAATTACTATGGATAACAAGGCTTTCTACAACATCATCAACTATAGAAAGTATCCAGCAGGAACTAAAGTGAAAACTTTTACCATGGAAGAATTTAATCAAACTGCCGAATGGCAACAAAAGGTGGGTCATATTCTAAATACGAAACCAGAGCCAGAAGGAGAAAAAGATACAATGATTAAGACCCTTGGAAGAGGAGACCAAATTGCCATGAATTTTGGAAAAGGGGGGGCTATTAAGCAGTTGGAAATCAAATTAGATGAAACCGAAAATATGGCACAAGCATTGCGTTCCGTAGTACTGAAAGCCACTTTTGATGGTAAAGAAACAGTCTGGGTTCCGGTTGGCGACTTTTTTAATAATGTGGGCAAAAGTCATCCTTATGATATGTGGGAAAGAACCGTAAAGCCAAATGGTACCATGGTTTGCCGCTGGATCATGCCCTTTGAAAAAGAAGCCCAGATATATCTAGAAAATATGAGTGATTTAAGTGTGAAAGCCCAGTTAACATTAACTACGGATGAATATAAATGGACAGAAAATTCGATGCATTTTTACGCGACTTGGCAAATGGATGATCCTGTGCCTACGTTTCCATTATTTGATTATAACTTTTTAGAAGCGCAGGGCAAAGGAGTGATTGTAGGTGATGAATGGGCTGTATTAAACCCCATAGAAGGTTGGTGGGGAGAAGGTGATGAGAAAATATATATAGATGATGACATTGAAAAAAACTTTCCTTCCCATTTTGGCACAGGTACAGAAGATTATTATGGATGGGCAGGCGGTAAAGTACCAACCTCGAAAGACGAATTCTCAAAACCCTTCTTGGGAAATATTATTGTCGCAGATCCTAACTCAAAGGGTTACAATGTATGTACACGTACTCGTGTTTTGGATGCCATTCCATTTAAGGAGAAAATCAAATTTGATGTAGAGTCCTCTTGTGGTAAGCGAAGCAAATCTCATTTTTTGCAATATGCTCAAACTACTTTTTGGTATGGAGTACCTGGAGTTAAACATAATAAAAAACCACTACCAATAATGGCAGAAAAAAAACTGCCTGTTATTGCCGATTTGGAAGCTTTGATAGAACATGCAGAAAAAGAACACTATATAGTGGATGGTGCTTTAGAAGCAGAAATTTTGAACATAACCAATAAAAGTAAAACTGTAGAAGAAAACTTTGCTGAAATCCCAGAGTGGGGAGAATTGAGTAATGGTGACATGAAAAATATTTGGTTTGAAAACAAAGGTGATTTTGCAGAATTAAAAATTACCGAACAATTCGAAAAATCAATAATCAGTTTCAGTGCTACAGTTGGTCAACCCTGCGGTGATTTTAATATTTATGTAAATGGCGAATTAAAGAAGATGCAAGATTTATATTCAGAGCATGGTGGTATGACAAACCCCTATGTGAGCTTAGGTGAATGTAACCCGGTTGATAATACTTTTATTATCAAGTTTGAATACAAAGGAGCAGGAGAGAAAGGAAGCCATGTAAAAGGAAAACGTGCCTTGGGATTGGATTTCTTTTTGATTGAAAATAATTTTATGAATAGATAG
- a CDS encoding SDR family oxidoreductase, whose protein sequence is MDLKLKDKVILVTGGSKGIGNGICNVLANEGAIPVIIGRNKPNILDAVKAIKDYGGNASYAFAELTDAKQCKEAVEQVVKEFGRIDGLVNNAGINDGVGLENGNHEDFLRSINRNLTHYYLMGHHALPELKKSKGAIVNIGSKTSVTGQGGTSAYAAANGGRNALTREWAVELLPYSIRVNAVIVAECYTPLYDRWIKTFDNPEEKLQKIVEKIPFEKRMTTAEEIANTVTFLLSEKSSHTTGQLLFVDGGYTHLDRALK, encoded by the coding sequence ATGGATTTAAAATTAAAAGATAAAGTAATACTAGTAACCGGAGGGTCTAAAGGTATAGGAAATGGTATTTGTAATGTACTAGCAAATGAAGGAGCTATTCCTGTAATTATTGGTAGAAACAAACCAAACATTCTGGATGCTGTTAAAGCTATTAAAGATTATGGTGGTAATGCGTCTTATGCTTTTGCTGAACTTACAGATGCAAAACAATGTAAAGAAGCTGTAGAGCAAGTTGTTAAAGAATTTGGACGTATTGATGGACTGGTTAACAATGCTGGAATAAATGATGGTGTAGGTCTAGAAAACGGAAATCACGAAGATTTTTTAAGGTCCATAAACCGTAATTTAACACATTATTATTTAATGGGACACCATGCACTTCCGGAACTTAAAAAGAGTAAAGGGGCTATAGTTAATATAGGTTCTAAAACCTCGGTTACCGGACAAGGAGGAACATCTGCCTATGCTGCAGCCAATGGTGGTCGTAACGCATTAACTCGTGAATGGGCCGTAGAATTATTGCCTTATAGTATACGTGTAAATGCCGTAATTGTAGCCGAATGCTATACACCTTTATACGATAGATGGATAAAAACATTCGACAATCCGGAAGAAAAACTACAAAAAATAGTTGAGAAAATACCTTTCGAAAAAAGAATGACTACAGCAGAAGAAATTGCTAATACGGTTACATTTTTACTTTCGGAAAAATCTAGCCACACCACAGGGCAGTTACTATTTGTAGATGGGGGCTATACACACTTAGATAGAGCTTTAAAATAA
- a CDS encoding amidohydrolase family protein, translating to MKIDAHQHFWKYNPVRDAWIDDSMTVIRKDFLPQDLKPILEANTIDGCIAVQADQSENETDFLLQCAIENPFIKGVVGWVDLLSDNVEERLEYYSKNNILKGVRHIVQAEANDFMLRKDFQNGISKLQQFNLTYDILVFPPQLEAAIQLVREFPNQKFVLDHIAKPYIKDAKIHDWKINMSTLAKAPNVYCKVSGMVTEADLKQWRLSDFQPYLDVVFEAFGIDRIMYGSDWPVCLLAAEYQEQLNIIETYISRFSSDDKIKIMGNNAIRFYNL from the coding sequence ATGAAAATAGATGCACATCAACACTTTTGGAAATACAATCCCGTACGTGATGCTTGGATTGATGATTCTATGACGGTAATCCGGAAAGATTTTTTACCTCAAGATTTAAAACCTATTCTTGAAGCTAATACAATAGATGGTTGTATAGCGGTACAAGCAGACCAATCTGAAAATGAAACAGATTTTCTTTTACAATGTGCTATAGAAAACCCTTTTATAAAAGGAGTCGTAGGATGGGTTGATCTTTTGAGTGATAATGTAGAGGAACGTCTTGAATATTACTCTAAAAATAACATATTAAAAGGTGTTCGGCACATTGTACAGGCCGAAGCTAATGATTTTATGTTAAGAAAAGATTTTCAAAACGGAATTAGCAAGCTGCAACAATTTAATTTGACTTATGATATTTTAGTGTTTCCACCACAATTGGAAGCGGCAATTCAATTGGTTAGAGAATTTCCAAATCAAAAATTCGTGTTAGATCACATAGCAAAACCGTATATAAAGGATGCGAAAATTCATGATTGGAAGATCAACATGTCAACATTAGCCAAAGCACCAAATGTATATTGTAAAGTCTCAGGAATGGTAACAGAAGCCGATTTAAAGCAATGGAGATTGTCAGATTTTCAACCGTATTTAGATGTGGTTTTTGAAGCTTTTGGAATAGATAGAATCATGTATGGTTCAGACTGGCCCGTATGTTTGTTAGCAGCAGAATATCAAGAACAATTAAATATTATTGAAACCTATATTTCAAGGTTTTCATCAGATGACAAAATAAAAATAATGGGTAATAACGCGATACGTTTTTACAATTTATAG
- a CDS encoding alpha-L-fucosidase has product MKKVIVLLIISASFSFNIQGQTTYQPTWESIDSRPVAQWFGDAKFGIFIHWGPYSVPAWSPKGTYSEWYQRWMQGRNLFGNGDFKGDEVTRYHEKTYGPHFSYYEFGDMFKADLFEPDDWADLFEESGAKYIMLTTKHHDGFTLWPSKEANDRGFAWNSVDIGPKRDLVGELTTAVKKTDVKMGFYYSLYEWYHPWWQNDKERFVSEHFHPQFKDLVEKYQPDALWGDGEWDMEAEKWKTPELLAWLFNESSVKDNVVINDRWGKGIRKKHGGYFTTEYESEAPEFTKPWEECRGMGFSFGYNQNEDVQDYNSPKTLTLMLVNIVSTGGNLLLDIGPDSRGRIPVIMQERLKQIGAWLKINGEAIYKTKPWNKSFQWSIKGKQDYKPKQHYLGGDFILKQTIDPEPGYGVKELFFTRNESAYYAISPKWPGKSFTIRKFKPSKKAKVTLLATGEALQWRMEGRNMIIDMPAFNPNRVTEEDYYAWAFKITK; this is encoded by the coding sequence ATGAAGAAAGTAATAGTTTTATTAATAATAAGTGCCTCATTTAGCTTTAATATACAGGGGCAAACAACCTATCAACCTACCTGGGAATCTATAGATTCACGTCCAGTAGCACAGTGGTTTGGGGATGCTAAATTTGGAATTTTTATACACTGGGGTCCCTATTCAGTTCCGGCATGGTCGCCTAAAGGGACATACTCAGAATGGTATCAACGTTGGATGCAAGGTAGAAACCTTTTTGGAAACGGAGATTTTAAAGGTGATGAAGTAACACGGTATCATGAGAAGACCTATGGTCCACATTTTAGTTACTATGAGTTTGGAGATATGTTTAAAGCCGACTTATTTGAGCCGGATGATTGGGCAGATTTATTTGAAGAATCCGGAGCAAAATATATTATGTTAACTACTAAACATCACGACGGATTTACATTATGGCCCAGTAAAGAGGCAAACGATAGAGGGTTTGCATGGAACAGTGTTGATATTGGACCAAAAAGAGATTTGGTAGGCGAATTAACAACTGCTGTAAAAAAGACAGATGTAAAGATGGGCTTTTATTATTCTTTATATGAATGGTATCACCCTTGGTGGCAAAATGATAAAGAACGTTTTGTATCCGAACACTTCCATCCACAATTTAAAGACTTAGTAGAAAAATACCAGCCGGATGCATTGTGGGGTGATGGCGAATGGGATATGGAGGCTGAAAAGTGGAAAACCCCCGAATTATTAGCATGGCTTTTTAACGAATCTTCAGTAAAAGATAATGTTGTAATTAATGATCGTTGGGGAAAAGGCATTAGGAAAAAACATGGAGGTTATTTTACAACCGAATACGAATCGGAAGCTCCAGAATTTACAAAACCATGGGAAGAATGTCGTGGTATGGGCTTTTCTTTTGGTTACAATCAGAATGAAGATGTACAAGATTATAATTCTCCAAAAACATTAACCCTTATGCTTGTTAATATTGTAAGTACAGGAGGGAATTTATTGTTAGATATCGGACCAGATTCCAGAGGGAGAATACCAGTCATTATGCAAGAACGATTAAAACAAATTGGGGCATGGTTAAAAATAAATGGAGAAGCTATTTATAAAACAAAGCCATGGAACAAGTCGTTTCAATGGTCTATAAAAGGGAAACAAGATTATAAACCCAAACAGCACTATTTAGGTGGCGATTTTATATTAAAACAAACCATAGACCCAGAACCAGGTTATGGTGTTAAAGAACTTTTCTTTACTCGGAATGAATCGGCATATTATGCGATAAGTCCTAAATGGCCTGGTAAATCATTCACTATACGAAAATTTAAACCTTCTAAAAAGGCAAAAGTTACTTTATTGGCTACAGGAGAGGCATTGCAATGGCGTATGGAAGGAAGGAATATGATAATAGACATGCCTGCATTTAATCCTAACAGGGTCACTGAAGAAGACTACTATGCATGGGCTTTTAAAATTACTAAATAA
- a CDS encoding fumarylacetoacetate hydrolase family protein gives MKLIRFGAVGNEKPGIELEDGSRIDVSAFGEDYNENFFGTEGVERLALWLKNNGPTCPIISGDARLGSPLVRPSKLVCVGLNYAQHAAESGMAIPKEPVLFFKSTSAIVGPNDDIIIPKGSEKTDWEVELAIVIGKKASYVEEANALEHIAGYVLHNDVSERAFQIEKEGQWCKGKGCDTFAPLGPFIATQDEIPNPNNLNLWLKLNGDMVQNSNTSDFIFNVQEVVSYISQFMTLLPGDVISTGTPFGVGLGFDPPKYLKPGDVVELGIDGLGTSKQITKAYK, from the coding sequence ATGAAATTAATACGATTTGGAGCAGTAGGCAATGAAAAACCAGGTATAGAATTAGAAGATGGATCGAGAATAGATGTATCAGCATTTGGTGAAGATTATAACGAAAATTTCTTCGGAACAGAAGGAGTAGAACGTTTAGCATTATGGTTAAAGAATAATGGGCCAACGTGCCCGATAATTAGTGGCGATGCCCGTTTAGGATCTCCATTAGTTAGACCTTCCAAATTGGTTTGTGTGGGACTAAATTATGCGCAACATGCTGCAGAGAGTGGCATGGCAATTCCAAAAGAACCTGTATTGTTCTTTAAATCTACCAGTGCCATTGTAGGGCCCAATGATGACATTATTATCCCAAAAGGAAGCGAAAAAACCGATTGGGAAGTTGAACTAGCTATTGTAATAGGTAAAAAAGCATCTTATGTAGAAGAGGCAAATGCTTTAGAGCATATAGCAGGTTATGTATTACATAATGATGTTAGTGAAAGAGCTTTTCAAATAGAGAAAGAAGGACAATGGTGTAAAGGTAAAGGTTGTGATACGTTTGCACCCTTAGGTCCTTTTATTGCTACTCAAGACGAAATACCAAATCCGAATAATCTAAACTTATGGTTAAAACTTAATGGAGACATGGTACAAAATAGTAATACTTCCGATTTTATTTTTAATGTACAGGAAGTAGTAAGTTACATTAGCCAGTTTATGACCTTACTACCGGGAGATGTTATTTCTACCGGTACACCATTTGGAGTTGGTTTAGGTTTTGACCCACCAAAGTATCTTAAACCGGGAGATGTCGTAGAATTAGGGATAGATGGTTTAGGCACATCAAAACAAATAACGAAAGCATATAAATAA
- a CDS encoding GDSL-type esterase/lipase family protein, with translation MEVKYLLKLVVHFLIVLSCLGCKEIANKAKPIKIACIGNSITYGAGVSNREQNAYPKQLQAMLGDAYFVENFGVSGNTLLKKGDDPYWESNAYQEALEFTPDVVFIKLGTNDTKQQNRVYLDTDFETDYKELIQSFKNKNKDTRIVLLLPVPSFLEDTTSIWNPIIKNKIIPLTQKVAYDTKSEVIDLYQLFIDSPSLLPDGVHPSSLGATRIARRLYEAIVQKTAKNSQGFDLSRIAEIKQFDFHGFTQTDFQYNSNPCKIVEPKRIAEGKPWVLRARFWGHEPQTDMALLERGFHIAYCDVAHFFGNGEAVDRWNNFYKLMIENGFSKKVVLEGMSRGGLIVYNWAAENPEKVACIYADAPVLDGTSWPGGKGKGIGSADDWEIFKKMYHIASEKALVDFKGNPIHKTASIAKAGFPMMHVCGEADKVVPVNENTRLFEQKIEEAGGNISTIYKADVGHHPHSLENSTPIVDFILQATKRKINFATIIAPGSEYRSAAGWEEGKGWWYQMKDIDSLIRNSGKLDLLLIGNSITQGWGGSRTLTTYKPGQQAADIYFKDLNWVSAGISGDRTEHVAWRLKNGYYDKGDPKMVTLAIGVNNFAFNTAEEIAEGIALDIKLIEEKLPKSKILFFGPLPTGTKVDSGARKKYNKIHELISHLASKKHVHYYNMLKAFSDENGDLKKDYYGGDGIHLNPGGYNAWGAFIREQYNKLIK, from the coding sequence ATGGAAGTTAAATATTTATTAAAGTTAGTAGTTCATTTTTTAATTGTTTTGTCTTGTCTAGGATGTAAAGAAATAGCCAACAAAGCGAAGCCTATAAAAATTGCTTGTATAGGTAATAGTATTACCTACGGGGCAGGTGTATCAAATAGAGAACAGAACGCATATCCAAAGCAATTACAGGCCATGTTAGGAGATGCTTATTTTGTTGAGAATTTTGGAGTGAGTGGAAATACCTTATTAAAAAAAGGAGATGATCCATATTGGGAGTCTAATGCATACCAAGAAGCTTTAGAGTTCACTCCAGATGTGGTATTTATAAAATTAGGAACTAATGATACCAAGCAACAAAATAGAGTTTATTTAGATACGGATTTTGAAACCGATTATAAAGAATTGATACAATCTTTTAAGAACAAGAATAAAGATACCAGAATTGTTTTATTACTCCCGGTTCCTTCTTTTTTAGAAGATACTACCAGTATTTGGAATCCTATCATAAAAAATAAAATCATTCCATTAACGCAAAAAGTAGCTTATGATACAAAAAGTGAAGTCATTGACCTGTATCAACTGTTTATTGACTCACCAAGCCTTCTTCCAGATGGCGTTCATCCTTCATCATTAGGCGCTACACGAATCGCTAGGAGGTTGTACGAAGCTATAGTTCAAAAGACAGCTAAAAATAGTCAAGGATTTGACCTCTCAAGAATTGCGGAAATAAAGCAGTTTGATTTTCATGGATTTACCCAAACGGATTTTCAATATAATTCTAATCCTTGTAAAATAGTAGAACCAAAACGGATAGCAGAAGGTAAACCTTGGGTGCTACGTGCACGGTTTTGGGGGCATGAACCGCAAACCGATATGGCTTTATTAGAAAGAGGTTTTCATATTGCATATTGTGATGTTGCTCATTTTTTTGGAAATGGAGAAGCTGTAGATCGTTGGAATAATTTTTATAAATTAATGATTGAAAACGGGTTTTCAAAAAAAGTAGTTTTAGAAGGAATGAGTCGTGGTGGTTTAATAGTCTATAATTGGGCAGCCGAAAATCCTGAAAAAGTAGCTTGTATCTATGCCGATGCTCCTGTTTTAGATGGAACAAGTTGGCCTGGAGGTAAAGGAAAAGGTATTGGAAGTGCTGATGATTGGGAAATTTTTAAAAAGATGTATCATATTGCTTCAGAAAAAGCATTAGTAGATTTTAAAGGAAATCCAATACATAAAACAGCTAGTATTGCCAAAGCAGGGTTTCCTATGATGCACGTTTGTGGTGAAGCAGATAAGGTGGTTCCAGTAAATGAAAACACGCGTTTATTCGAACAAAAAATTGAAGAAGCTGGCGGAAATATTTCGACCATTTATAAAGCAGATGTTGGGCATCATCCACACAGTTTAGAAAACTCAACACCCATTGTAGATTTTATTTTACAAGCTACTAAGCGTAAAATTAATTTTGCAACTATTATAGCACCCGGATCAGAATACCGCTCTGCTGCCGGTTGGGAAGAAGGAAAAGGCTGGTGGTATCAGATGAAAGATATTGATTCTTTGATTCGTAATTCGGGAAAACTTGATTTATTATTAATAGGAAACTCCATTACACAAGGCTGGGGAGGGAGTCGTACACTTACCACATATAAACCCGGTCAACAAGCTGCAGATATTTATTTTAAAGACCTAAATTGGGTAAGTGCTGGGATTTCTGGTGACAGAACAGAGCACGTTGCTTGGAGGTTGAAAAATGGATATTATGATAAGGGAGACCCTAAAATGGTTACCCTAGCAATAGGAGTTAATAATTTTGCATTTAACACGGCTGAAGAAATAGCCGAAGGCATTGCGCTAGACATTAAATTGATAGAAGAAAAACTTCCCAAATCTAAAATATTATTTTTTGGCCCATTACCAACCGGTACAAAAGTAGATTCAGGTGCAAGAAAAAAATACAATAAGATACACGAATTGATTTCGCATTTAGCCTCCAAAAAGCATGTCCATTATTATAATATGCTAAAGGCTTTTAGTGATGAAAATGGTGATTTAAAAAAGGACTATTATGGAGGAGATGGTATCCACTTAAACCCTGGAGGTTATAATGCTTGGGGAGCATTTATTAGAGAACAATATAATAAATTGATTAAATAG